A window of Pseudostreptobacillus hongkongensis genomic DNA:
GAGAAACCTTTACAAGTATTTAGTTGATAATTATGATATGAAAGGTTCTGAATCTTCTTTTAGATCATATATAATTAAAAATGACGATATTAATGATAAATTTAAAAGAAAGAATTCTAAAGCAACACCTACTGTTAGATTTGAAACTGAAGAAGGAAAACAAGCACAAGTAGATTGGAAAGAATCTATTAAGTTTAAACTTAAAAATGGTGATGATATAGAAATAAATATATTTACATATATACTAGCTCATTCAAGATATAGAGTAAATATATTGTCTTTATCTAAAAGAAGAGAAATAATATTAGACTTTCTTGATAAAGCATTTGAAATAACAGGGGGTATACCTAAAGAAATACTCTTTGATAATATGAAAACTGTAATGGATGAACCTAGAGCATATAATAAAAAAGGTAAAGTAAATGATGTATTTTTACAATTTGCTAAAGATTATGGGTTTAAAGTTAATATTTGTATGTCACGTAGACCTGAGACTAAAGGTAAAGTAGAGGCAACTATGAAGGTATTAGAACAAATTAAAGCATATAGTGGTGATTTAGATTATGATGGATTATTAAAACTTGTAGAGAAGATAAATAATGAAGAGAATATGAGGTTTCATTCAAGTTATCAAAAGATACCTACAAAATATTTGGAAAGAGAAAAAGCTTTCTTAGCCCCTCTACCCAATGAGAACATAAGAAAGCAATATATCATACCAATTCATAAACTAAAAGTTGATAAAAGCTCTTTAATTACATTTAAATCCATCAAGTATTCTGTAGACCATACATACATAGATAAGATAGTTAATGTTCAACTAATAGGTGAATTAATATATATTTATTGTAACACAAAATTGATAACAATGCACCCTATTTCTAAAAAAAA
This region includes:
- the istA gene encoding IS21 family transposase; the protein is MRLNLVKDLDINGVSDLYKLGILMDTKIIDKINLSQISRELNKDTRTIKRWINLKPEERIPITRNKPSQFNEFKDLILELLDSKIKVFSYKRNLYKYLVDNYDMKGSESSFRSYIIKNDDINDKFKRKNSKATPTVRFETEEGKQAQVDWKESIKFKLKNGDDIEINIFTYILAHSRYRVNILSLSKRREIILDFLDKAFEITGGIPKEILFDNMKTVMDEPRAYNKKGKVNDVFLQFAKDYGFKVNICMSRRPETKGKVEATMKVLEQIKAYSGDLDYDGLLKLVEKINNEENMRFHSSYQKIPTKYLEREKAFLAPLPNENIRKQYIIPIHKLKVDKSSLITFKSIKYSVDHTYIDKIVNVQLIGELIYIYCNTKLITMHPISKKNINYHEQHFKSLSKRALKFDDERIENMANNNLKMIGVAWKKQHMKD